The stretch of DNA GCCAGCTGCCATCGGTCAGCAACGTGGCCTGCCGCTGCGCTGGGGTACCGCCAAAAACCAGCAGGGGCTTCTGGGTTTTCACGCGGCCTACCTGCTGCCACAGAGCGGCTTCAGCCCCCCCGTTGAGCCGCACTTCCCCAAAGGGCACCGGCGCGGGTGGGTAAGCCGCAAACCGCTTCAGGGCATCCTCCTCGAAGGTAAAGCGCGAAAAAGCCGAGTTCGGTGTGGGCGTTACGTCATCGGTCTGCTGGCCGCGGGGCTGTACCGTGAGGCCGGTGTTCAGAGCGTTGTAAGAGCCAAAATCCGACTGCGCCCCGAGAATGTAGAGCGCGGGCAGGCGGCGGGTACGCACCAGGTTCAGCACCTCCTGGCCTAGGCCACCCTGAGAAGGCAACTGATGCAGAATGGCCACATCGTAATCCTGGGCCTTAAGCGGGGCAATGCCGGGCAGGTAGGTGGTCAGGTCGAAGTTGTCGTTGGTGATGATGGCCGCGCGTAGGGCCTTGAGGTCGGGGTGGGGGGCGGCCCCGGCTAGTAGTACACGCAGCTTGCCCTTCACCACTTCCACGTAGGCAAACTTGGCGTTGTTGAGGTCGGTAAACTCGCCGGCCTGCTTTTCAATAACTACCTCATAGCGCCGCTTGCCGGGCGCGGGTGCCGTAATGAGAAAGGTGGTTTTGGTGCGGCGCTGCCCAGCCGGTAGGTTCACGCGCTTGGTTTGCAGCACCCGGCCGTTTTCGCGCAATACCACGGTGGCTACCTGGCCCGCAAAGCCATCGTAGGCCACCTCCGCCTCAACCGGGAACTGATTGCCGCTGAAGGCTACCCGGTTATACGTGAGTTGGGGTAGGCTCAGGTCTTTCTTGGCGATGGTATCGCCGAGGCCCAGCGCGTAGATCGGAAAGTTGTAGTCGGTGTACTGGGGGGCGCGGCCTTGGTTCACGAGGCCATCGGAAGCCAGCACCACACCGGCCAGGTTGCGGCCCTCGTAGCCTTCCCGAATGGAGGTAAGCAGGCCATCCAGATCCGAGGAAGCGGCCTTGAACTGCACAGAGTCGGGGCGGACGGGCCTGGCGGCATCCAGCACCCGCGTTTCCACCTTAAAGCCCCGGCCGCGCAAGGTTTCGGCGAGCTGTGCCAGGCCCTGCGTAGTTTGGCTCAGCACCGCCGAGGGCGTGAACAGGCCTACCGACTGGGAGTTATCAACGGCCAGCACCACGGTGGGTGCTTCAGTGGTGGTAGTGGTAGTCCGGATAAAGGGCGAGAGCAGCAGGAAGCACAGGAAGCTTACTACCGCAAAGCGTACGAAGGCC from Hymenobacter taeanensis encodes:
- a CDS encoding VWA domain-containing protein, with the translated sequence MLLSASPWFILLCLAVGAGYAALLYSAKAPWSRAVNYTLAFVRFAVVSFLCFLLLSPFIRTTTTTTEAPTVVLAVDNSQSVGLFTPSAVLSQTTQGLAQLAETLRGRGFKVETRVLDAARPVRPDSVQFKAASSDLDGLLTSIREGYEGRNLAGVVLASDGLVNQGRAPQYTDYNFPIYALGLGDTIAKKDLSLPQLTYNRVAFSGNQFPVEAEVAYDGFAGQVATVVLRENGRVLQTKRVNLPAGQRRTKTTFLITAPAPGKRRYEVVIEKQAGEFTDLNNAKFAYVEVVKGKLRVLLAGAAPHPDLKALRAAIITNDNFDLTTYLPGIAPLKAQDYDVAILHQLPSQGGLGQEVLNLVRTRRLPALYILGAQSDFGSYNALNTGLTVQPRGQQTDDVTPTPNSAFSRFTFEEDALKRFAAYPPAPVPFGEVRLNGGAEAALWQQVGRVKTQKPLLVFGGTPAQRQATLLTDGSWQWRLQEAVEHDDRPEVYDRLIIRTLQLLTQNANKKRLDVYPTQDAFTSQDDITFGAETYNAIFERIYGQQITLTLTDEQQKTRTFTFTNSEDGAPLHIGPLPGGLYQYAARATLGGQAQQDRGEVLVQDQQLEALQSRADHNLLYQLARRSGQRLYYPAQFAQLSQDIQKANYKPIIYEQEDLKDLINLKWLFFLLLGLLTVEWATRKYSGGV